The proteins below are encoded in one region of Hordeum vulgare subsp. vulgare chromosome 3H, MorexV3_pseudomolecules_assembly, whole genome shotgun sequence:
- the LOC123439394 gene encoding thylakoid lumenal 17.9 kDa protein, chloroplastic, whose protein sequence is MLVHRAAGTDMRPPSSSSSIVAAAATAPSSSTAPPVAVTTRRALLFSTSFIALAPAAAAQAANPSSTPYSQSRTLQIGLDTNGKIRTCPSTNPGCVCTNPTVGASSSVASPLIIPESTSADAAAQLLRQAILKTQKNVSFNVDQQTPNGQYIQAEVDGGFGRDVMEFLVKKDAGVVAYRCVATKVTFVYPFTTAVGDSRGQEQRVAAVAQELGWYAPDIRSSVDDVAT, encoded by the exons ATGCTGGTCCATCGAGCGGCCGGGACTGACATGAGgccgccgtcttcttcttcttccatcgtTGCCGCCGCTGCAACagctccctcctcctccactgcTCCCCCTGTTGCAGTCACAACCAGGAGAGCACTTCTCTTCTCCACCTCGTTCATCGCGCTCGCACCTGCTGCAGCAGCTCAGGCCGCCAACCCCTCCTCCACGCCCTACTCCCAGTCCAGGACCCTGCAGATCGGCCTCGACACCAACGG gAAGATTCGGACATGCCCCTCCACCAATCCCGGGTGCGTGTGCACCAACCCCACCGTCGGcgcctcctcctccgtcgcctcCCCGCTCATCATCCCGGAGTCCACCTCCGCCGACGCTGCCGCCCAG TTGTTGCGGCAAGCCATCCTCAAGACGCAGAAGAATGTCAGCTTCAACGTTGATCAGCAAACTCCCAATG GCCAGTACATCCAGGCGGAGGTGGACGGTGGTTTCGGCCGGGACGTGATGGAGTTCCTTGTGAAGAAAGACGCCGGCGTGGTGGCCTACCGCTGCGTGGCCACCAAGGTCACCTTTGTCTACCCCTTCACCACCGCCGTCGGCGACTCGCGGGGACAGGAGCAGAGGGTCGCCGCCGTCGCGCAGGAGCTCGGGTGGTACGCGCCCGACATAAGATCCTCCGTCGACGACGTTGCTACGTAA